One genomic window of Monodelphis domestica isolate mMonDom1 chromosome 1, mMonDom1.pri, whole genome shotgun sequence includes the following:
- the TMEM208 gene encoding transmembrane protein 208 isoform X1: MTSLTVDFTLSPPPPPPRALSLLSWCYLAPIATVRPSWWVGDAMAPKGKVGTKGKKQIFEENKETLKFYFRIILGATAIYSIVTLGIFYSSASFWAWTALVFSLVVYGASYRSMSSMAKAAFSEDGALADSGIDLNMEQGMAEHLKDVILLTAIVQVFSCFSLYVWYFWLLAPGRALYLLWVNILSPWLTAESATSMVEPNEKRQRRQERRQMKRL, translated from the exons ATGACGTCATTGACAGTCGACTTTACCCtctccccgcccccgcccccacccAGAGCGCTCTCCCTGCTGAGCTGGTGCTACCTGGCGCCCATCGCCACCGTTCGTCCGAGTTGGTGGGTCGGTGACGCCATGGCG CCCAAAGGGAAGGTGGGCACAAAGGGGAAGAAGCAGATATTTGAAGAGAATAAGGAAACTCTGAAATTCTACTTTCGAATCATCCTGGGTGCCACT GCAATTTACAGCATCGTGACCCTAGGGATCTTCTACTCATCGGCATCTTTCTGGGCCTGG ACAGCCCTAGTGTTCAGCCTGGTCGTGTATGGGGCCAGCTACCGCTCCATGAGCTCCATGGCCAAGGCAGCCTTCTCGGAGGATGGGGCTCTGGCAGACAGCGGCATCGACCTCAACATGGAACAGGGAATGGCAGA GCACCTGAAGGATGTGATCCTGCTGACAGCCATTGTCCAAGTGTTCAGCTGTTTCTCCCTCTATGTGTGGTATTTCTGGCTCTTG GCTCCAGGCCGGGCCCTCTACCTCCTGTGGGTAAACATTCTGAGCCCCTGGCTCACAGCAGAATCAGCCACCTCCATGGTGGAGCCCAACGAGAAGCGCCAGCGACGGCAGGAGCGCCGACAGATGAAGCGGTTGTAG
- the TMEM208 gene encoding transmembrane protein 208 isoform X2 has product MAAIYSIVTLGIFYSSASFWAWTALVFSLVVYGASYRSMSSMAKAAFSEDGALADSGIDLNMEQGMAEHLKDVILLTAIVQVFSCFSLYVWYFWLLAPGRALYLLWVNILSPWLTAESATSMVEPNEKRQRRQERRQMKRL; this is encoded by the exons ATGGCG GCAATTTACAGCATCGTGACCCTAGGGATCTTCTACTCATCGGCATCTTTCTGGGCCTGG ACAGCCCTAGTGTTCAGCCTGGTCGTGTATGGGGCCAGCTACCGCTCCATGAGCTCCATGGCCAAGGCAGCCTTCTCGGAGGATGGGGCTCTGGCAGACAGCGGCATCGACCTCAACATGGAACAGGGAATGGCAGA GCACCTGAAGGATGTGATCCTGCTGACAGCCATTGTCCAAGTGTTCAGCTGTTTCTCCCTCTATGTGTGGTATTTCTGGCTCTTG GCTCCAGGCCGGGCCCTCTACCTCCTGTGGGTAAACATTCTGAGCCCCTGGCTCACAGCAGAATCAGCCACCTCCATGGTGGAGCCCAACGAGAAGCGCCAGCGACGGCAGGAGCGCCGACAGATGAAGCGGTTGTAG